One window from the genome of Amaranthus tricolor cultivar Red isolate AtriRed21 chromosome 9, ASM2621246v1, whole genome shotgun sequence encodes:
- the LOC130823124 gene encoding protein NRT1/ PTR FAMILY 8.3-like has translation MENNIDQTTGDGSVDFYGQPVLKSKTGNWRACYLILGNEICERLAFYGVNTNLVSYLTQKLHEGNVSAARIVSTWSGTCYITPLIGAFLADVYWGKYWTIAVFSVIHFKGMSTLTLFAKITMFKPADCEGLICPSATPSQYAIVFVELYLVSLGMGGIKPCISSFGADQFDDNDSYEQKEKASFFNWFYFSISIGCLIASTLIVWIQENVGCDIGFGIPALFMAISIMFFFCETRLYRFQKPGGSPLTRICQVVVASFSKLEMKVPEDSRLLYETSEVNSAIEGSRKLKHTEEMKFLDKAAVLSATELQTGDFSNSWRLCTVTQVEELKVLIRMAPIWATSIVFSAVYDQMSTTFIEQGMVMNRTVGPLLIPAASLSTFSICSILLWVPFYDKILVPLARKFTGNPKGFSELQRMGIGQVISVLCMLAAGLVELRRLNFVAKLSVSNERTTSSLNIFWQIPQYFLMGASEIFFYIGKMEFFYDQSPDAMRSLCTAFSLLTSSLGSYLNSLILTIVTVITTAGGKSGWIPDNLDNGHLYKYFFLWAGLSLANLIVYILCAMKYKQKKTS, from the exons GAGAATAACATTGATCAAACCACTGGTGATGGCTCAGTTGATTTTTACGGGCAACCTGTCCTTAAAAGCAAAACCGGAAATTGGAGAGCATGCTATTTAATTCTTG GTAACGAGATTTGTGAACGTCTTGCTTTTTATGGCGTCAACACAAATCTGGTTAGTTATCTCACCCAAAAGTTGCATGAAGGAAATGTCTCTGCTGCAAGAATAGTCTCTACCTGGTCAGGAACATGTTACATAACTCCTCTTATTGGCGCTTTCTTGGCTGATGTGTATTGGGGAAAGTATTGGACGATTGCTGTCTTTTCAGTCATTCATTTTAAG GGGATGTCTACTTTGACTCTATTTGCGAAAATTACCATGTTTAAGCCTGCTGATTGTGAAGGTTTGATTTGCCCATCCGCTACTCCATCACAGTACGCAATAGTATTTGTGGAACTTTATCTTGTTTCCCTCGGGATGGGAGGAATTAAGCCATGTATCTCATCTTTTGGTGCAGATCaatttgatgataatgattCTTATGAGCAGAAAGAAAAGGCATCgttttttaattggttttatTTCTCTATAAGCATTGGTTGTCTGATAGCAAGTACTCTTATTGTATGGATACAAGAAAATGTTGGATGCGACATTGGGTTTGGAATTCCTGCCTTATTCATGGCTATTTCCATTATGTTTTTCTTTTGCGAAACTCGTCTTTACAGGTTTCAAAAACCCGGGGGAAGTCCCTTAACAAGAATATGCCAGGTTGTAGTTGCATCATTTTCGAAACTCGAAATGAAGGTTCCAGAAGATAGTCGCCTTCTTTATGAGACTTCGGAGGTAAATTCAGCAATTGAAGGAAGTCGAAAGCTAAAGCACACAGAAGAAATGAA ATTCCTAGATAAGGCAGCGGTATTGTCAGCAACCGAATTGCAAACGGGGGATTTCTCCAATAGTTGGAGGTTGTGTACCGTAACACAGGTCGAAGAACTAAAGGTGTTGATCCGTATGGCTCCTATTTGGGCAACTTCCATTGTCTTTTCAGCTGTTTATGACCAAATGTCGACTACTTTCATCGAGCAGGGAATGGTTATGAATAGAACAGTAGGACCCTTGCTAATCCCAGCAGCTTCCTTATCAACCTTTAGTATCTGCAGCATTCTTTTATGGGTCCCTTTCTATGATAAGATTCTTGTGCCTTTAGCTCGGAAATTTACTGGGAATCCAAAGGGGTTCTCAGAGCTACAAAGAATGGGTATTGGCCAAGTAATCTCCGTTTTATGCATGTTAGCTGCCGGCTTAGTAGAGCTCAGACGCCTAAACTTTGTCGCAAAACTAAGTGTGTCAAATGAGAGAACAACATCCTCACTCAACATCTTTTGGCAAATCCCGCAATACTTTCTAATGGGCGCTTCAGAGATATTTTTCTATATCGGAAAGATGGAGTTTTTCTATGATCAATCACCTGATGCCATGCGAAGTTTGTGTACTGCATTCTCGCTCCTAACATCTTCACTAGGAAGTTACTTGAACTCCCTAATCCTAACGATTGTAACAGTGATTACGACTGCTGGGGGTAAATCTGGGTGGATACCCGATAACTTGGACAACGGTCATCTTTACAAGTATTTCTTTTTGTGGGCAGGTCTCAGCTTGGCGAACCTGATTGTGTATATTTTATGTGCCATGAAATATAAACAGAAGAAGACTTCATAA